The nucleotide window AAGGCTATTGGCAATGATATGACTCCCCAACTGAGCCTTAAAAACAACTGAAGAAAAGTACCAATCCAACTCACTATTATATTTCTTAACACAAAATGACAATGAGTTAAATCTCTCTTTTATGATTATCGTTCTAAAATATATTTAGCATAAAATAATTTTATAATCTCCTAGGCGTATATTCAATTATGCCAAGAGAGTTAACCCCCATTGAGCAGTTACAATTACTTTTACCAGGTTATAGGGGGTATAAAGCAAAAGATCTAATTAGACAAGACGATTTCCTAGTTAGAAGAGCAGTTATTGATAGATTAGAACAAACGATAAGGATAATCTCAGAAAAGGAAAGCTTTATTGCCTCAACCGATCCATTTTCACCCCAACTTAAGGTAATGGAGTTCTTGATCTCTAAAATCAGGGAGTTAATAAACAATATAATGTCAAGTCAGGGTGGAGGTGCGGATATTTACGCCAGGTGGAAAGTTACAACTGAGGAGTTGGATCAAATAGTTAATCACGATATGAAAATGATTGATATTGCTTCACAATTAGTGGAGCTTGCTAAGAATAATAGAATTGAAGAGTTCGAACCATTACTTAATGACCTAAGAGCAGTATTTTATGATAGAATGAAATTATTTTATCCTCCAGAACTTAGAAAATAGTTACGAAAAAATTTAAATATCAACACTAGAATAATTCTAATATATGTCTTTAACCATTAGAGGTCAAGTTATTTCGACAGAAAAAGAAGATGGATCGAGTTTTATGACAGCTGATGCTATAATTTTCAAATACCCAAAGGAGGCAATTACTTCGAAATCACTTATAATAGTACAACCCACAGAGAGAGCCATAGTTTTAATACAAGGACAAATTGTTGCAGATTTACCTCCCGGTAGTCATAATATTCAAACTCCAGGGAATCCGGTTTCAGCTTTTCTATCTAAGTTTAGGTATAACACGTTACCATATGATACTGTAGTTTATTTCATCTCGACCACCAGACATGAGGTTAGAGTAGCGGGTGTTAGCCAGACAGATGACCTAGTACCCTTAGAGTATGAGACCGCAATATACTTTAGAGTTCAAAACCCTGCAGCCTTAGTCACAAATGTCCAGTTCGGTTCCCTATATTTCAAAGACGCAGATCTAGCTCATTATATTTCACCAATTGTAGATCAAGAAGTTAGTTCAGTACTTAATCGTGTAAATCTAACTGATGTTTTCAAGAAGTTCTCTGAAATTTCTACTGCAGTTACGGCAGCGTTAAAGCAATTCCTAGCAGAAATAGGTGTAGACCTAATATCTGTAAGAATAACTAGACTTCTGCCTCAAGATCCAGAGCTGAGAAGAATAATACAATTAAGGGATATGGGAATACCATTAATGGATGCAGTTCGAATGGGTTTGGCTAGAATATTAGCTGAACAGCAGAACGCAGCAGCAGTCAATATGGCAATCGGAGTGCCGTATTATCCAAACCTATCAACAATAGTTAATCTACCAGATGGCCTAATAAGAGTAGGTATAGGTAGAAGGGGGCAACAACAGAGTGGTGGAGCACAACAGTAGAATTTTAGGTTATAATATTGCCACGTCAATTGGGTATTCTTTTATCCTAACTATAATTATGGCCATAGTATCGTTAATAGTTAAGGCATTTTATCCTCCAAGTACCTTTGATATTTCACCAATTGAAGCCATGATTCACTCCCCTGCGGAAGGAATAGTGCAGATTTTAATATTGGTAATATTAGTAGTATTTGTCTTCCCTACGAGAACAAATCTTGAAAAGTCGTCTTTAATTCAAGTTAGAAAGATAGCGTTAATCACTGCATCATCTTATTTGGTATTTTCCTTATTGCCATATGCCTTCCAAGTGTCTTATCCTCAAACGTACTTAGGATTAACGATAGCTTATAATTTATTAAACGGTACATTTGCTGGATTTATAAGTACCATCGTATGAATGCTAGTTTTCTCGTTATAGAGGAATAATCCCTATTCTTGTTAATCAATATTTAGGAGTCTACTCTATTATATTATGTTTATGAAATAAATTGAAGAGATCAACAAAGTACCTTGTTGGTTGTTCTCTTATTCAAGTACTTCACGGGTTTGAACCTCGGTACCAAGAAAATTGCTAGGTTGATAAAAAGTACTTATCAGACTTCTGAAGGGATAAAGAAATTGTTTATGCGGAGGAGAAAAACATACACTGCTAAACGGTATTTAAAAGCTCCTCAGAGTGAGATTAATGGCAAAACTTTTATTTTATTAAAAATAATTTTATAATTTGGAAAGATTTTCTATTTTGTTAGAAATATTTCTATAATTTAGTTTTTTATATAACCATAAAGAATTAACTGAGTAGAGCAACCATCATCCCAAAAT belongs to Saccharolobus solfataricus and includes:
- a CDS encoding SPFH domain-containing protein — translated: MSLTIRGQVISTEKEDGSSFMTADAIIFKYPKEAITSKSLIIVQPTERAIVLIQGQIVADLPPGSHNIQTPGNPVSAFLSKFRYNTLPYDTVVYFISTTRHEVRVAGVSQTDDLVPLEYETAIYFRVQNPAALVTNVQFGSLYFKDADLAHYISPIVDQEVSSVLNRVNLTDVFKKFSEISTAVTAALKQFLAEIGVDLISVRITRLLPQDPELRRIIQLRDMGIPLMDAVRMGLARILAEQQNAAAVNMAIGVPYYPNLSTIVNLPDGLIRVGIGRRGQQQSGGAQQ